From Primulina huaijiensis isolate GDHJ02 chromosome 15, ASM1229523v2, whole genome shotgun sequence, one genomic window encodes:
- the LOC140960029 gene encoding uncharacterized protein isoform X1, whose translation MELLSSKILILSAQNKFPATYSNNPFHFQKFPLVLRSKKSIYQDFQGYAKPIRLLSATEAKSVTDTLYEKMMASFKSGETESLYKVKLQTSNIRGSSLTDLNSSVLLCLIDENGSSILQRLPAVENKNLSANDDMDDILHFQRGLADEFVFEGPSLGNIVAVWISLESGQWRTGGISLRMFCQSQLLSENGQNREQYIGFQYNFEVEDILLGEKSGISLMEFRPYSVTKLSEDEFNLFLEKTVQPSSTLESHLISNEESMKEYWDLKFSLLFYDAVLILTGSSIISIMTGNDDSYAFLIGGTCGFLYLLLLQRSVDGLQVQELTPGEEKVSFPQILERLKGMSLSLVLVCAFAAIAVKYASGDGGVQWTPKDIIIGLMGFLVCKVAVVLAAFKPLPFGLRESK comes from the exons ATGGAGTtactttcttcaaaaattttaatcttaTCAGCTCAAAATAAATTCCCAGCAACTTACTCGAATAACCCTTTTCATTTCCAGAAGTTTCCTCTTGTTCTTCGTTCTAAGAAATCCATATATCAAG ATTTTCAGGGATATGCAAAACCTATACGACTCTTGTCAGCCACAGAAGCGAAAAGTGTCACTGATACCTTGTATGAAAAAATGATGGCTTCTTTCAAGTCTGGGGAAACTGAATCCTTGTACAAAGTCAAGCTACAAACGAGTAATATTAGAGGATCAAGTCTCACTGACTTGAACTCCTCGGTTCTACTTTGCTTAATTGATGAGAATGGTTCCTCCATTTTACAAAGATTACCTGCCGTGGAAAATAAAAACTTGTCAGCAAATGATGACATGGATGACATCTTGCATTTTCAAAGAGGCTTGGCTGATGAGTTTGTATTTGAAGGGCCTAGTCTTGGAAATATTGTGGCTGTTTGGATCAGCCTGGAATCTG GTCAATGGAGGACAGGAGGCATAAGTTTAAGGATGTTTTGCCAGAGTCAACTTCTGTCAGAAAACGGCCAAAATAGAGAACAATATATTGGCTTCCAATACAACTTCGAGGTGGAGGATATCTTGCTTGGAGAAAAAAGTGGGATCTCCTTGATGGAATTCAGACCTTACTCAGTTACTAAACTTTCTGAGGATGAATTTAACTTATTCTTAGAGAAGACCGTACAACCATCATCCACACTTGAGAGTCACCTCATCTCAAATGAAGAAAGCATGAAAGAATACTGGGacttaaaattttcattgtTGTTTTACGATGCAGTGCTAATCCTGACAGGCTCCTCGATCATATCCATTATGACAGGGAATGACGATTCTTATGCATTCTTGATAGGTGGGACATGtggatttctttatttattaCTGTTGCAGAGATCAGTCGATGGATTACAGGTGCAAGAACTTACTCCAGGGGAGGAGAAAGTGAGTTTTCCTCAAATTCTTGAAAGATTAAAAGGCATGAGTTTAAGCCTTGTTTTGGTATGTGCATTTGCTGCCATAGCAGTGAAATATGCTTCAGGGGACGGTGGCGTGCAGTGGACACCAAAAGACATTATCATTGGATTGATGGGATTTCTTGTGTGTAAAGTTGCAGTCGTGTTGGCTGCATTTAAACCACTGCCATTTGGTTTAAGAGAGAGCAAATGA
- the LOC140960029 gene encoding uncharacterized protein isoform X2, giving the protein MMASFKSGETESLYKVKLQTSNIRGSSLTDLNSSVLLCLIDENGSSILQRLPAVENKNLSANDDMDDILHFQRGLADEFVFEGPSLGNIVAVWISLESGQWRTGGISLRMFCQSQLLSENGQNREQYIGFQYNFEVEDILLGEKSGISLMEFRPYSVTKLSEDEFNLFLEKTVQPSSTLESHLISNEESMKEYWDLKFSLLFYDAVLILTGSSIISIMTGNDDSYAFLIGGTCGFLYLLLLQRSVDGLQVQELTPGEEKVSFPQILERLKGMSLSLVLVCAFAAIAVKYASGDGGVQWTPKDIIIGLMGFLVCKVAVVLAAFKPLPFGLRESK; this is encoded by the exons ATGATGGCTTCTTTCAAGTCTGGGGAAACTGAATCCTTGTACAAAGTCAAGCTACAAACGAGTAATATTAGAGGATCAAGTCTCACTGACTTGAACTCCTCGGTTCTACTTTGCTTAATTGATGAGAATGGTTCCTCCATTTTACAAAGATTACCTGCCGTGGAAAATAAAAACTTGTCAGCAAATGATGACATGGATGACATCTTGCATTTTCAAAGAGGCTTGGCTGATGAGTTTGTATTTGAAGGGCCTAGTCTTGGAAATATTGTGGCTGTTTGGATCAGCCTGGAATCTG GTCAATGGAGGACAGGAGGCATAAGTTTAAGGATGTTTTGCCAGAGTCAACTTCTGTCAGAAAACGGCCAAAATAGAGAACAATATATTGGCTTCCAATACAACTTCGAGGTGGAGGATATCTTGCTTGGAGAAAAAAGTGGGATCTCCTTGATGGAATTCAGACCTTACTCAGTTACTAAACTTTCTGAGGATGAATTTAACTTATTCTTAGAGAAGACCGTACAACCATCATCCACACTTGAGAGTCACCTCATCTCAAATGAAGAAAGCATGAAAGAATACTGGGacttaaaattttcattgtTGTTTTACGATGCAGTGCTAATCCTGACAGGCTCCTCGATCATATCCATTATGACAGGGAATGACGATTCTTATGCATTCTTGATAGGTGGGACATGtggatttctttatttattaCTGTTGCAGAGATCAGTCGATGGATTACAGGTGCAAGAACTTACTCCAGGGGAGGAGAAAGTGAGTTTTCCTCAAATTCTTGAAAGATTAAAAGGCATGAGTTTAAGCCTTGTTTTGGTATGTGCATTTGCTGCCATAGCAGTGAAATATGCTTCAGGGGACGGTGGCGTGCAGTGGACACCAAAAGACATTATCATTGGATTGATGGGATTTCTTGTGTGTAAAGTTGCAGTCGTGTTGGCTGCATTTAAACCACTGCCATTTGGTTTAAGAGAGAGCAAATGA
- the LOC140958986 gene encoding serine/threonine-protein phosphatase PP2A catalytic subunit-like — MDATVTSSDGGSSGNLDEQIAQLTQCKPISEQEVRVLCEKAKEILMDESNVQPVKSPVTICGDIHGQFHDLAELFRIGGKCPDSNYLFMGDYVDRGYYSVETVTLLVALKVRYPQRITILRGNHESRQITQVYGFYDECLRKYGNANVWKIFTDLFDYFPLTALVESEIFCLHGGLSPAIETLDNIRNFDRVQEVPHEGPMCDLLWSDPDDRCGWGISPRGAGYTFGQDISEQFNHANNLKLIARAHQLVMEGFNWAHDQKVVTIFSAPNYCYRCGNMASILEVDDCNGHTFIQFEPAPRRGEPDVTRRTPDYFL; from the exons ATGGATGCGACGGTGACTTCGAGTGACGGCGGATCTTCTGGAAACCTAGATGAGCAGATCGCTCAGCTCACACAGTGCAAACCCATCTCCGAGCAAGAG GTAAGGGTGTTATGTGAGAAGGCCAAGGAGATTCTTATGGATGAGAGCAATGTCCAG CCTGTGAAAAGCCCAGTGACCATATGTGGAGATATTCACGGGCAGTTCCACGATCTTGCAGAGCTTTTTCGGATTGGTGGAAAG TGCCCGGACTCGAATTATTTGTTTATGGGAGATTATGTTGATCGAGGATACTATTCTGTTGAAACTGTAACG TTATTAGTGGCTCTCAAAGTGCGATATCCTCAACGGATCACGATTCTAAGGGGAAATCATGAAAGCCGCCAG ATTACTCAAGTGTATGGGTTTTATGATGAGTGCCTGAGAAA ATATGGCAACGCCAATGTCTGGAAGATCTTTACAGATTTATTTGACTATTTCCCTCTTACCGCATTG GTTGAGTCAGAAATCTTTTGCCTGCACGGTGGGCTATCTCCAGCCATTGAAACTCTTGATAACATAAGAAATTTTGATCGTGTTCAAGAAGTTCCTCATGAAGGGCCCATGTGTGATCTTTTATGGTCTGATCCTGATGATCGATGTGGTTGGGGTATCTCTCCCAGAGGAGCTGGATATACATTTGGCCAA GATATATCAGAGCAGTTTAATCATGCAAATAATTTGAAGCTTATTGCTAGAGCTCATCAGCTGGTTATGGAGGGATTTAATTGGGCACAC GACCAAAAGGTTGTTACTATCTTTAGTGCGCCTAATTATTGCTATCGTTGTGGTAATATGGCATCTATTCTCGAAGTTGATGACTGCAATGGTCACACTTTCATTCAG TTTGAGCCAGCTCCCAGACGTGGTGAACCTGATGTGACTCGAAGAACACCAGATTACTTCCTTTGA